In a single window of the Rhopalosiphum padi isolate XX-2018 chromosome 1, ASM2088224v1, whole genome shotgun sequence genome:
- the LOC132918543 gene encoding uncharacterized protein LOC132918543, producing MIEKTIQENDYLQMVYEKNVSTISKLKEEMFNSNQVPFDKLLPLDLDDDFLGFDSVSVVVSKSEMQIDPQYESYGSLYHKIQKDSIDFHNTITSLFDKMKQTNVAIETEIDYLKSVTSQTTETVEVIKKLLNRILRNDQEAIQELIQKRCILGRIKLDSSCHLAILKLELKLLGNREKIKIPTYTYNNYSSWYLKKLNVQRLYRIWSNMIIKTVNMPIDKTNN from the exons ATGATTGAGAAAACTATACAAGAGAATGACTATTTACAAatggtttatgaaaaaaatgtttcaactaTATCCA aacttAAAGAAGAAATGTTCAACAGTAATCAAGTACCGTTTGATAAACTACTACCCTTGGATCTAGATGATGACTTTTTGGGGTTCGATTCAGTTTCAGTAGTAGTATCGAAATct GAAATGCAAATAGATCCTCAATATGAATCATATGGAAGCctttatcataaaatacaaaaagatTCTATTGACTTCCACAACACTATTACttctttatttgataaaatgaaaCAGACAAATGTGGCAATTGAAACagaaatagattatttaaagTCA gtTACGAGTCAAACAACTGAAACAGtcgaagtaataaaaaaattattgaatagaaTTTTGCGAAATGACCAAGAAGCCATACaagaa TTGATTCAAAAACGATGTATTTTGGGGCGAATCAAACTGGATAGTTCTTGTCATCTGGCTATATTAAAGTTAGAGTTGAAGTTACTGGGAAAtcgtgaaaaaatcaaaatacctaCTTACACATACAATAACTATTCTTCTTGGTATTTGAAAAAACTTAACGTTCAACGTTTATATCGTATATGGAGCAATATGATCATCAAGACTGTCAATATGCCCATAGACAAAACCaacaactaa
- the LOC132923559 gene encoding arginine kinase, producing the protein MDPAVLAKLEEGWCSLYSSDSKSLLKKYLTKEVLDDLKNKKTKFGSTLLDCVQSGFENHDSGVGIYAPDADAYTVFAPIFDPIIEDYHKGFKSTDKHPAKNWGDVTTLGDLDPECKYIISTRVRCGRSLEGYPFNPLLTEQQYKEIEDKVSSTLTGLCGELKGEFYPLTGMSKDVQQKLIDDHFLFKEGDRFLQAANASRFWPTGRGIFHNENKTFLVWCNEEDHLRLISMQQGGNLGEVYTRLVTAVNDVEKRLPFSHHNRLGFLTFCPTNLGTTIRASVHIQLPKLAADKAKLEEIAGKYNLQVRGTRGEHTDAEGGIYDISNKRRMGLTEYQAVKEMNDGIKELIKIEEQL; encoded by the exons ATGGATCCCGCAGTATTAGCCAAATTGGAAGAAGGGTGGTGTTCGCTATACTCTTCTGATAGCAAATCTTTGCTAAAGAAATATTTGACAAAAGAGGTACTAGATGACTTAAAGAACAAAAAGACAAAATTCGGATCCACACTTTTGGATTGTGTGCAATCTG gATTTGAAAACCATGATTCTGGAGTTGGAATTTATGCTCCTGACGCTGATGCGTATACAGTGTTTGCGCCAATTTTCGATCCCATAATTGAGGACTATCATAAAGGATTCAAATCTACGGATAAACATCCCGCCAAAAATTGGGGTGACGTGACCACACTTGGTGACCTGGACCCAGAA TGCAAGTACATTATTTCCACGAGGGTACGTTGCGGTCGTTCACTAGAAGGCTATCCGTTTAATCCACTATTGACCGAACAGCAGTACAAGGAGATAGAGGATAAGGTTTCTTCTACGCTCACGGGACTCTGCGGCGAATTGAAAGGAGAGTTTTATCCCTTAACTGGCATGTCCAAAGATGTACAGCAGAAATTAATCGATGACCATTTTCTATTTAAGGAAGGGGACCGATTTTTACAG GCTGCTAACGCTTCGCGATTCTGGCCAACTGGTCGTGGTATATTCCACAATGAGAACAAGACGTTCCTTGTTTGGTGCAATGAGGAAGATCATTTAAGACTCATATCGATGCAACAAGGAGGAAACTTGGGAGAG GTATACACAAGACTCGTCACAGCAGTGAACGATGTGGAAAAAAGACTTCCGTTTTCACATCACAACCGTTTGGGCTTTTTAACATTCTGCCCAACAAACTTGGGGACAACTATTCGTGCATCAGTTCATATTCAGCTGCCCAAATTAGCTGCGGACAAAGCTAAATTGGAAGAAATTGCAGGAAAATATAATCTTCAA GTTAGAGGTACTCGTGGAGAACATACAGACGCAGAAGGCGGAATATATGATATTTCAAACAAGAGAAGAATGGGTTTGACTGAATATCAAGCTGTTAAGGAAATGAATGACGGTATAAAAGAGCTCATAAAGATCGAGGAACAGTTGTAA
- the LOC132923543 gene encoding uncharacterized protein LOC132923543: MVYKINKLLYVVILIHIHIFNVCPSTISFHHHKNDSYEEFDITTIYRITNMSLFNSNNETDGFMNDNFLTNFKESYSIEIHLRTNAIGMPLQFDKHLDIMSTNTKEITNFGSFQNNSQMAISYDPNSWIKNKISDFFVEGDERCYGMNYLRYHRDTTPNPHTMLKNYLRYHDNATPNPHTMLKNYLRYHDNATPKPDSMLKSENNLINCYDVFQYRFNDYCLQDYSYFDNQPNCTYFTFYWTPDKDQTCLTMTYYIYYLWKHEDIFSITIDMYDENNMDVIPSTELKTYNGVKNGINTLKITNIVFKKNEEYKLSFSINLTDAYIYHSVNDIVKFGLIRIAQCSNNDKEEVRIVSANSFSDNVINPIPFNILGYGIMERFFESLNPCLNGGYFTKFSKCVCPPGFKGQFCETGCGLNSYGSDCKGVCSITTDKMCRGMLMCTSYGCTCPPGLTGPLCNKDCTLGTYGADCKQTCSSNCLDNTCDQYTGVCLHGCSAGYVPPYCREKYPYFINPPTLLSVKHDRIDIALDFQENNIKYGDKMNLKYYQLFYKSLIEDTFRSFKIKSISNTDNFTMEIISNLEPDTNYKVGVLLIADDGNFNDQDIVYGQYKTTCIQPRITDYNIKLISGIRSINITWNRIISSRLECKVTKYVLTLMSIQSQDQITDVQEILSSTESGHFLDNLLPGFQYNIKLTPSTSNGTLPSSPIYSFTTLMSTNDVQIKNISIKHENGKIKLNWILVNSYQHYTTIHEPVTSLIRYKLKRILSCSTREIEQNWTSITIYNQTNYEIFNTVPNSQYSIQVLVDINDKNTTQQGNMIDVLTPASNPKTEPILDSEHPIYITNDSIFVQWKVDSENCSKLNGLLSQFYIELKNKVDNIIQIRNTENNYIFFNDLKSGTAYELKVFIKTNIGYNPEHFLHVKFTTKYENLKAIEDLIVYKKSLKKRMVGFRWSYSQNTTLDGFIVSFNESNFIIPPQKCSAWPEYYCHTFYNLSPSSSYTFKIKPKSIDYPEGGKVSSIYFNSIDGQPDSPMNLKTTKISNTTMSIQWDIPWIFNGELKKFIINVEEIASIDMETCCVSIAPTEISISEEFPTYNHTITDLQPGSTYSVGVSTVSKSLWHSSPSRLSITTLTTI, encoded by the exons atggtttataaaattaacaaacttTTGTATGTAGTAATCTTAATTcacatacacatttttaacgTTTGTCCAAGCACAATTTCATTTCATCATCATAAAAAtg attCATATGAGGAATTTGACATTACTACAATTTATAGAATCACAAATATGTCTTTATTCAACAGCAACAAcg agACAGATGGATTCATGAATGATAATTTCTTAACGAACTTTAAAGAAAGTTATtcaattgaaatacatttaagaACAAATGCTATTGGAATGCCATTACAGTTCGATAAACATCTTGATATTATGTCAACAAATACAAAAGAAATCACTAATTTTGGATCATTCCAGAATAATAGTCAAATGGCTATTTCGTATGATCCAAATTcatggattaaaaataaaattagtgacTTTTTTG ttGAAGGTGACGAACGATGTTATGGCATGAACTATTTGCGCTATCATCGCGATACTACTCCTAATCCTCATACAATGTTGAAGAACTATTTGCGCTATCATGACAATGCTACTCCTAATCCTCATACAATGTTGAAGAACTATTTGCGCTATCATGACAATGCTACTCCTAAACCTGATTCAATGTTGAAATCag aaaacaatttaattaattgctaTGACGTTTTTCAATATCGCTTCAATGATTATTGCTTGCAAGATTATTCCTATTTTGATAATCAACCAAActgtacatattttacattttattggaCACCCGATAAAGATCAAACATGTTTAactatgacatattatatttactatctcTGGAAACACGAAGATATTTTTTCTATCACAATTGATATGtacgatgaaaataatatggatGTTATACCTTCAACCGAATTAAAGACATAT AACGGTGTAAAAAACGgtataaacacattaaaaattaccaatattgtttttaagaaGAATGAGGAATATAAATTGTCATTCAGTATTAACCTCACGGACGCGTACATATATCATAGTGTTAATGATATTGTGAAATTTGGACTCATACGAATTGCCCAATGTTCAAATAATg atAAAGAAGAAGTTCGAATTGTTTCTGCTAATAGTTTTTCAGACAACGTTATAAATCCAATACCATTCAACATTCTTGGATacg gtaTAATGGAACGTTTCTTTGAGTCCTTAAATCCTTGTTTAAATGGTGGATATTTTACGAAATTCTCAAAATGCGTTTGTCCTCCTGGTTTTAAAGGACAATTTTGTGAGacag ggTGTGGGTTAAATTCTTACGGATCTGACTGTAAAGGAGTTTGTTCAATAACAACTGATAAAATGTGTCGTGGAATGTTAATGTGTACGAGTTATGGGTGTACATGTCCACCAGGACTAACCGGTCCATTGTGTAACAAAG ACTGTACATTAGGTACATATGGAGCTGATTGTAAACAAACGTGCTCCAGTAATTGTCTTGATAATACATGTGATCAATATACAGGTGTCTGCTTACATGGATGCTCAGCAGGATACGTACCACCATATTGCCGTGAAA AATATCCATACTTCATTAACCCACCTACATTGCTTTCGGTCAAACACGATAGAATTGACATTGCATTGgattttcaagaaaataatataaaatatggagATAAAATGaatcttaaatattatcaattattttataag tcaTTAATAGAAGATACATTTAgaagctttaaaattaaatcaataagcAATACCGACAATTTTACAATGGAAATTATTAGTAACTTAGAACCAGATACTAATTATAAGGTTGGAGTATTGTTAATTGCAGATGATGGAAATTTTAATGATCAAGATATAGTATACGGTCAATATAAGACCACATGTATAC aaccTCGAATTActgattataacataaaattaattagtggaATACGAAGCATAAACATAACATGGAACAGA attATTTCAAGTCGATTAGAATGCAAAGTTACAAAATACGTTTTGACGTTAATGTCAATTCAATCACAAGATCAAATAACTGATGTACAAGAAATACTATCGAGTACAGAAAGTGGTCACTTTTTAGATAATCTTCTTCCAGGTTttcagtataacataaaattaactcCTTCAACAAGTAATGGAACGTTACCATCCTCGCCTATATATTCATTCACTACTCTTATgtcaa caaatgatgttcaaataaaaaatatttctatcaaacatgaaaatggaaaaattaaattaaactggaTTTTGGTAAATTCCTATCAACATTATACCACAATTCATGAACCGGTTACATCACTCATCAGATATAAA ctTAAACGAATTCTCAGCTGTTCCACAAGAGAAATAGAACAAAATTGGACGtcaataacaatttacaatcagaccaactatgaaatatttaatacagtgcCTAATTCTCAATATAGTATACAAGTTTTGGTTGACATCAATGACAAAAATACTACTCAACAAGGAAATATGATTGACGTATTAACACCAGCAtcaa ACCCAAAAACCGAACCTATCTTAGATTCTGAGCATCCAATATATATCACTAATGACTCTATATTTGTTCAATGGAAAGTTGATTCAGAAAATTGCTCCAAGCTTAATGGATTGTTATCACaattttatatagaattaaaG AATAAAGTTgataacattatacaaataagaaacacagaaaataattacattttctttaATGACCTAAAATCAGGTACAGCTTATGAActgaaagtatttataaaaacaaatattggttATAATCCTGAACATTTTCTACACGTCAAATTTACGACTAAATATGAAA atttaaaagcAATAGaagatttaatagtttataaaaagaGTTTAAAGAAGCGCATGGTAGGATTTCGCTGGAGCTATTCACAAAATACAACTTTAGACGGATTTATAGTTTCGTTTAATgagagtaattttattataccacCACAGAAATGCTCAGCGTGGCCAGAATACTATTGCCATACATTCTATAATTTGAGCCCCAGCAGTAGCTACACATTTAAA ATTAAGCCAAAATCAATAGATTATCCAGAAGGTGGTAAGGTAtcgtcaatttattttaacagcaTCGATGGAC AACCTGATTCTCCAATGAACTTAAAAACTACCAAAATTAGTAACACTACTATGTCTATCCAGTGGGATATTCCATGGATATTCAACGGTGAATTGAAGAAGTTCATTATAAACGTCGAAGAAATTGCATCAATAGATATGGAAACGTGTTGCGTTAGCATTGCACCAACAGAAATTTCAATTTCTGAAGAATTTCCTACTTATAACCATAcg ataaCTGACTTGCAACCCGGATCAACATATTCGGTTGGTGTTTCAACTGTATCCAAATCATTATGGCACAGTTCACCGTCTAGACTGTCAATTACAACACTTACAACTATTTAA